The Chelonoidis abingdonii isolate Lonesome George chromosome 11, CheloAbing_2.0, whole genome shotgun sequence genomic interval TGATTGTAATGCTTTTGGCCTGGAATCTTGCCCAAGAGCACGATTCCAGGCCAAaacaggaggcagggcagggaagcCGGTTACATCGGAAATAGCATCAGCCAGGCTGGTGGCTAACGGGAAAGGATCAATAACGTGTGTCGGAGACGTCGCTTGGAGAGAAAACAGGACTAGCAGCCCTGTCCTAGCTGGCGGTGGGGTTGTGAGGTTAAGGGGAGAGGGTTAGATTGGGAGGTGCCAGGGCACTAGATGGGTACCCAAGAAAACACACAACACATTGTGTCTGTGACGGGGCAGCGGCCTCACACCATTACATCCACACTGGGGATTGCTTTTGCCCCAACGTGGACTGAACGGCCACTGTTTTTAACTCAGGGAAAATTCTAGAACATGGGAGGCCACCTGTCAAAGAAAACACTTCACTCCTGTTTTGAAAACCTCTCCCACTCTGGAATTAAGTCCATtacttgtgggggggggggtaggaggAGGAAACATGCACCCCAAAAAAGTCTGTTGAAACTGTAAAATTTCAGGGGAATCCCCCCCCAAAACAAGATGTTTGTCAAAACAAGCGTTTTCAACATAGGGCCACATCCTCACCATCAACAACCCCTAGCATTTGGAGcagatctgaaagtgctttacaaaggaggagaGTATCCACATCTCCATttgacaggtggggaaactgaggcagagcagcaaCTTGTGTGTCAGCCACCGACAGGGAGTTTCACTGTCTTTATATATGTCTTTGCTCAGATAGCGCTACAAGAGATTTTAAGCAACAGTGCAGTCAGTGGAATCTAGGAGTCAGGGATTTGCTGAACTTCTAACACGCTTGCTTAAAGTTCAACATGGGCTTGGTGCCAGAAGCTTGAAGTTAAACACGTGCAGGGCCTAGCTTGGCATTATTCTTCCCCTGTCAGTGCTACTGTGATACTAAACAGTTGTTAAAAAACAAAGCCAGCCTTCAGCTTAAAAGATAAGCAGAGACCCAGATGCACAAAAAGAGACAGTTTTATTACAGTCACGAAATAGATACCATCCATAAAAAAATAATCACCcattatattaattttatagATCTATAAAAAAAAGCAGAGTGAAACCACTATAAATAAACAGGAAACCAATTTCGCAATAAGTTAGATTTAACAAGATTACAGTCAGATACTAAGGCAGGCGCTGGCCCTGAGGTTCCAGCGCACAGGATAAACAAACTAAAATAAGTTTATGCTCCTCTACAAAGATTTGGTTCCAAATATcagaaataagatttttttaaaaagacaataaatagtttaaaacataatttaaaacaaaaacacagactGGGGTTTTTCAAACCTAAATTTGACGAAGGGCTGGTCTGGGGTGGATATTGACCGGAATAACTCCTGCAGAATTACTCGTGTCCCTGCTCCATTTCAGAATGAATTTTATTCCAGAACGGTTGCTCTGCTTTGGAAGCCCATGAATTATTCCACAATAGAGCATCCGCACACGGAGAAATTCTGTCAATTTCTACCCCTCACACAAAGCAGCGCTTCGATGCCCAGGTCTGATCAGTTGCGTAGAAAACAGACTATTCCCACTGGAGTGGGATCGTCAAATCCACCCCCAAGGCATCTTTGAAAACTCCTTGCCTTAGCTACTAGCTCAGCGACGCtatcctagcagaggaagccttCTACCTTTGAAAGATTAGTGGCTTTCTTCAAAATAACTGAAGGGGTTGAAATAAGGAAAGACACCTAGATTAGCCAGCCAGCAGGCAGACGCTGCAGAGCCGGTGAGGTTCTATCCTACCTattggaaaggactgggacattAAACCCTAGTCTAAAcactgccccattcccagcccagcGAGGAGGGGCAGATGGATCTGAAACatgagggggttgggatgtgtgtgggggcagagggggagaatTCAGGAGCCCATTTGGGTTtttagaatctggccctaaagcaATTCAGCCCATAAGCTCTGGGTCAGCTTTGCTGAAGGTCTCGGCTCCCAAACAAACAGGCAGGTTTTGCCCGTGAGTTTGGATGTTTGAACAGCTTAGCTCAGAGCAGATGACTTATGAGCAAGAATCTGTCCCTTCCTTGTGTTAGGAGTGTGGGCAGGAACAGAGGTACCTGGAGAAATCTGGCCTGGGGTAGACggtgctctgcctcttcccagacAGCCCCCCAGACTGGGTAATTTCCTGTCATATTCCACCAGCTTGACATGCAGTGGCATCTGTACCTCCTCACCACGAAGATCCAGACCACTCGGGAGGCGATTAGAGGGGCTGGGGGCGGAAATCTGGCAGGCGAGCTAAGTTAGGACAAATTTGGGAGGAGAAATCACTTGCCAAATGGAAGACTCAGGACATGGACTCCCAACCTGGGATGTcacgggggggggaagggggacgaGAGGAGGGGACCACATCCCAGTTTACTTATCGGGACACCAAGGGGTAGGGGGGAGGATCCAATCACCCTCTTCCTTGTTGGAACCTAGCACCCACTGCTGGCAAGATGCGAGCCAGCCTGCCGCCCCAGCCAGGCTGTACGGAGTTTGACTGGCAAGTTTAAGTCACATCAAGCCCCACGTGGTGGCAACCAACCCCTCCGAAATCAATTGCACTTGGGTGTTTGAGCCTGAGGGAAAGTAGCACCTAGTGGGCAGACTCAGAGCCCCCCAGCTGCAACAGGTGGCTAGCAAGGCCACACGGCTCGTTCAGGACACTCAGAAGGGCTCTCAGGTACAGGTCACGATCTGTTTAAAACTACAACTCTCCtaccaccagcagccccccctgAGGGAATGAGAAACAGAAAGCGGTTTCTTttcagccccccacctcccctgccctaGGCCACTCAGAGACATGAGGCCTGTCAGCTTCAGCACCACGTCCACTTCACATCCACCCTCCTGCGCTGTCCCAAAGCCGGGGCACCAGAGGCTCCTCAAAAGCTTACAGAAGGAGTTACCAGTtcacaccagctctgcagctcacaGCAGCGTCCGGCTCCGGTGGAAATACCCACACGAGATGCAgagcagcagaatcaggcccacacgCACAAAAAAACCCCTATCACAGCAACTTGGCTATTtgtgttaaacaaaaaaaaaaaaaaaaaccacaaaaacaccactttcctttttttgtttgttttggaagaCACAAGGTCCCATGCATCTGAGTTTCCAGCAGTGGCCTCTGGGTCAGGAGATCTGACTCAGAATCTACCCACAGACCCAGGCTGCAGAGATGTGGAGGTCAGGAGGTCTCTGCCTCCCCCGCCACCAAGCAAAAATAGCCCTGGCTGACTGTATTCACCAGTGAAAGCTGGGGAGAGGTTTTTCTTCCTTGCACAGTTGGTTACAAGACTCTATCCCCGTCCCATCCAGCAGCAATATGCACTGGTATAAGCAATGGTATGAGGCATGTGAtaggtggcagggggaggggaggggagagaagcaccCCCCCTTCCAAGGCCTAgttctcctctccccttctgcaATACAGGGGTGGGACTCCCATGGGAGTGGAATGGAATGAGCCCAGATTTACAGCAGGAGATGATTTGGCCCATGGGCTATTGATCACATGGtcccagaggggggcagggccgagGTTTTTGCCCCAACACACTCAACCCTGGAACCGATTAATCCCTTCAGCTCTGACCCGATACGGTAGCTCCCCACCAGCTTCTAGGCAGAGAGGCAGCGACCTAAGCGTTAGCcccagcagagggtggggggcagagcccacGCTGGAGGGTCGCTGCACACCTGCTAGTCGGAGACGGACAGGCGACTGAAAATGGGGAGCCGGTGCCCGCTGGGCCCCAGGCCCGGGGACTCCGAGCCGCTGCTGCCTCCCGAGTCCTCCTGATCCGAGAGGGAGTCGGAGGAAGGGCTCCTCTGCAGCAACAGCTGCCCGGGGAAGACAAAGGCATCGGGGGCGGCCGGGGCCCCCCCTGCTCCATCCtggcccagagcagcggtggCCGAGAAGGCCAAACAGGGGGGTTCCCCAGCAGGGCGGCGGCAGTGGCAGGGGTCAGGGGTGGGTGGCGAGGGTGACAGGGAGGCACTgcgggagaaggagggggagcgGCCCCCCAAGCGCGGGGGCTGGCGCTGCTCGTCAGCGTTGTGGATGAAGTGGCAGCGGGAGCCATAGGGGCAGAAGCCGGCCGTGTGGAAGGTCCGGCACAGCTCCGTCTTGTACTTGGGGTGCCGGCTCAGGCCCCGCAGCTCCCCGGCCCCGTGGGCGAACTGGCACTTGGCCCCGTACTTGCAGACCCCGCTCTCCTCGTAGGTGCGGCACAGCTCCGTCTTGTAGCGAGACGAGGCGGCCGCTGGCCCCTCCCGGCAGCCCTCAATCATGCTGGTTGAGCGCTCCGCCTGGAAGGGGATGCGCTGGAGGCTGGTGTGGGGTAACGCCGGGGCCCAGCCCCACTGGCCAGGGAGAGACCAGAGGGTATCCGAGGCGCCGAGAGCATCCTCCAGGGGATCAGCGCTGCCGGACGGTGCTGCCGAGCAGGCGGAAAAGGCACGCTGGTATCCCACCGGGCATCTCGCCGCAGGGCCAGGCTCCTCCCCCACGTTCAGCCTCAGGAAGGCCTGTAAAGGCAGAGACGGGGGAGTCGGTTAGAGGAGGCAACACACCATCGGCTGCAAGGCTGGAGACGGCCATCAGCAGAAACAGGCTGAGCTGCAGGGGTAAAACCCTGCCCCccgcaaaaaaaaccaacagactGGACAGCCCCTGGCTCAGCCCCATATGCCAGGCCGAGGGCAGCAGCAGGCCTGCGGTGGTGAATAATGAAGCTAAACCTCAGGCATCGTCCTAAGCATCAGCAACCAGAAAACCCTGTTTATTGGGGATGGTGGGGAGACCCCAACAGTGTGCCATCCACTAGTTTGTGCTTCCTTGGTGAGCTGTGAAGCAGCAGGCTGgattgcctagtggttagagcacaggccAGGAAGCCatgttaggactcctgggttccatcccccacccccgactCACACAagacaagtcacttccctccctctctgtgcctctgtttccccaccttCACAGCGGGGACACCTGGtagcaaagtgctttacagacactgGGGGGCCCTCGCAGGACATGGAGGTCAGCACGctgctgtgacgaagtgggactgttcttaaggtttcctctgaatactgagtgggtgcctcagtttttggatgactgtctcctggcaactaatggccaggggGGCcattcccccctgcaaggggatgctaaaggtgtgggagaacaaaggtcaggtgacctcctggcccaggaaaggaactcagcagaggagatggggctggagggggtttcagttttgGATCTGGCTGGGGACAAGtagtgagggcagacgtgggtgtctggctcactgccccccagaatggacccagctgaggggtcctgttccctgtacctacaaactctgttttagaccaaTGTTCCTGTCATCGACTAAACCTCTGTCTTACTGGCTGGCTACGAGTCACGTCTGACAGCGAAGTGGGGGGACAGGACCCTCCGGCTTCCCCTGGACTctgcctgggtggactcactgtgggaagcacatggggggtgggggagggaatgacATGACTCCATGacagctgccctctgctggatggaatcagaaggGTGCAGCTGTGTTTCCTAGACCCCCTAGGCCGCTGGCGaggatttccaaaggggtttTGACATGGGGGAAGGGATTCTTGCCCCACAGCTGCTCTCAGCAGGCCCTGGCTCATGGCCAGC includes:
- the LOC116822403 gene encoding mRNA decay activator protein ZFP36L2-like, yielding MPSDLLTPFVELDDPLCQAFLRLNVGEEPGPAARCPVGYQRAFSACSAAPSGSADPLEDALGASDTLWSLPGQWGWAPALPHTSLQRIPFQAERSTSMIEGCREGPAAASSRYKTELCRTYEESGVCKYGAKCQFAHGAGELRGLSRHPKYKTELCRTFHTAGFCPYGSRCHFIHNADEQRQPPRLGGRSPSFSRSASLSPSPPTPDPCHCRRPAGEPPCLAFSATAALGQDGAGGAPAAPDAFVFPGQLLLQRSPSSDSLSDQEDSGGSSGSESPGLGPSGHRLPIFSRLSVSD